A region of Vitis riparia cultivar Riparia Gloire de Montpellier isolate 1030 chromosome 12, EGFV_Vit.rip_1.0, whole genome shotgun sequence DNA encodes the following proteins:
- the LOC117927178 gene encoding probable WRKY transcription factor 31 codes for MAKGSGLSFGSDPIFFLHKPIVINSFPEDHSKRFAAMDATKNQSTTTIQFPVNLNCAHPDSPVPDDEKPRIVDEMDFFADKNRDSKPPTTDNKNSPYYFNVNTGLHLLTANTSSDQSMVDDGMSPPNVDDKRVKNELVVLQAEIERMHGENERLRSMLSQVTNNYNALQVHMVALMQDQKAENNEEHDQKHSGNNNGGVVVPRQFIDLGLAAKAEVEEPSLSSSEGRSGDRSGSPINNGEVGSKELELRKNEKKEYSSGIGREESPDQGSQWGANKVPRLNPSKNVDQTEATMRKARVSVRARSEAPMITDGCQWRKYGQKMAKGNPCPRAYYRCTMAAGCPVRKQVQRCAEDRSILITTYEGNHNHPLPPAAMAMASTTSSAARMLLSGSMPSADGLMNSNFLARTVLPCSSSMATISASAPFPTVTLDLTQNPNPLQFQRPPSQFYVPSPNPPQNLAGPAATTPSSLLPQIFNQALYNQSKFSGLQMSQDMEAAQLPTHHQPSSQQQSQQNSLAETVSAATAAITADPNFTAALAAAITSIIGGAQPQPNSSTNNNANTTVPTTSNSGNITTSNSNSNGSNKLCNSKFPGN; via the exons ATGGCCAAAGGCAGTGGACTCTCCTTTGGGTCAGATCCAATCTTCTTCCTTCACAAACCAATAGTTATAAATTCATTTCCGGAGGATCACAGCAAGAGGTTTGCGGCCATGGATGCCACTAAAAACCAGTCCACTACCACTATTCAATTCCCAGTCAACCTCAACTGTGCTCACCCAGATTCTCCGGTTCCCGACGACGAAAAGCCCAGAATTGTCGATGAGATGGACTTTTTTGCTGATAAAAACCGCGACTCCAAGCCACCCACTACAGATAACAAGAACTCTCCCTATTATTTCAATGTAAAC ACTGGCTTGCACCTTCTTACTGCTAATACCAGCAGCGATCAGTCCATGGTGGATGATGGGATGTCGCCCCCGAACGTGGATGACAAGCGAGTTAAGAATGAG CTGGTGGTTCTTCAAGCTGAGATCGAGCGGATGCACGGTGAGAATGAGCGATTGAGGAGCATGCTGAGCCAGGTTACTAACAACTACAACGCACTCCAGGTGCATATGGTGGCACTGATGCAAGATCAGAAGGCGGAGAACAATGAAGAACATGATCAGAAGCATAGTGGTAATAATAACGGAGGAGTTGTGGTGCCTAGACAGTTTATTGATCTTGGCCTTGCTGCTAAAGCTGAAGTCGAAGAGCCTTCGCTGTCTTCATCAGAAGGAAGGAGCGGTGACCGATCCGGATCACCCATAAACAACGGAGAAGTGGGTTCGAAGGAGTTGGAGCTGaggaagaatgagaagaaggaaTACAGCAGTGGAATTGGAAGAGAAGAAAGCCCAGATCAAGGATCCCAATGGGGAGCTAACAAGGTTCCCAGGTTGAATCCCTCCAAAAATGTTGATCAAACCGAAGCAACCATGAGGAAAGCCCGTGTCTCAGTTCGAGCACGATCTGAAGCACCTATG ATCACTGATGGATGCCAATGGAGGAAGTATGGGCAGAAGATGGCAAAGGGAAATCCATGCCCTCGAGCTTATTATCGATGCACCATGGCTGCAGGTTGTCCGGTCCGCAAACAA GTGCAAAGATGCGCGGAGGATCGGAGTATTCTCATCACCACATATGAAGGTAATCACAACCACCCACTGCCGCCTGCTGCCATGGCAATGGCGTCGACCACTTCGTCTGCAGCGCGAATGCTACTGTCCGGGTCAATGCCCAGTGCTGATGGGCTAATGAACTCCAATTTCCTCGCCAGGACCGTCCTTCCTTGCTCCTCTAGCATGGCTACTATATCAGCTTCAGCCCCATTCCCTACTGTTACATTAGACCTTACTCAAAACCCCAACCCCTTACAATTCCAAAGGCCACCAAGCCAATTCTATGTCCCCTCCCCCAACCCACCTCAGAACCTCGCCGGGCCGGCCGCTACAACACCCTCTTCACTGCTGCCTCAAATCTTCAATCAAGCCCTTTACAATCAGTCAAAGTTCTCTGGCCTGCAAATGTCTCAAGACATGGAAGCAGCTCAATTACCGACCCACCACCAACCATCATCACAACAACAGTCACAGCAGAACTCTCTGGCTGAAACGGTGAGTGCAGCAACTGCTGCCATTACAGCTGACCCCAACTTCACTGCAGCACTAGCGGCTGCCATCACCTCCATTATTGGTGGTGCTCAACCTCAACCAAACAGTAGTACTAACAATAACGCCAACACCACAGTCCCCACCACCAGCAACAGTGGCAACATTACTACTAGCAACAGCAATAGTAATGGCAGCAACAAACTCTGCAATTCAAAATTTCCAGGGAActga
- the LOC117927004 gene encoding mitogen-activated protein kinase kinase kinase 18-like — MDWTRGHTLGSGSSATVSLANSLRSGDVFAVKSVELSRSESLQREERILSSLRSPYIVGYKGCDITRENKQLMYNLFIEYMPGGTLGDAVRRGGGQLHESMIGIYARQIVQGLDYIHSRGLVHCDIKGQNVLIGEDGAKIADFGCAKWTNGKDDRKVPIAGTPFFMAPEVARGEDQGYPSDVWALGCTIIEMATGGAPWPNVANAVAALYRIGFSEELPWIPSFLSDQAKDFLSKCLRRDPKERWTASQLLKHPFVGELNPQAKQVQESYSDSPTSILDQNFWSSLEESEAQGYLKQASFSNSPAERIRKLWTFSRVENWTSDDNWVTIRGSTNEESNVPADYMEDEANPVSRSEAVSSSHDVEMVESHGDGEEMEAFLDSKFSCRTCMKDSVVVRNFNFEMDKEHLLITSTSISNFLAS; from the coding sequence ATGGACTGGACCAGAGGCCACACCTTAGGCTCTGGCTCCTCTGCCACAGTCTCCCTCGCCAATTCTCTCCGGTCTGGCGACGTGTTTGCTGTCAAGTCGGTGGAGCTATCTCGGTCGGAGTCACTGCAGAGGGAGGAGAGAATCCTATCTTCTTTGAGGTCTCCTTATATAGTTGGCTACAAGGGGTGTGACATTACCAGGGAGAACAAGCAGCTTATGTACAATCTTTTTATTGAGTACATGCCCGGTGGCACTCTTGGTGATGCAGTTCGGAGGGGTGGAGGTCAGCTTCATGAATCGATGATCGGGATTTATGCGCGACAAATTGTACAGGGATTGGATTACATTCACTCACGAGGCTTAGTGCATTGTGATATTAAAGGCCAGAACGTGCTAATTGGAGAAGATGGTGCAAAAATTGCTGATTTTGGGTGTGCCAAGTGGACTAACGGCAAGGATGACAGGAAGGTACCGATTGCCGGAACACCGTTCTTCATGGCACCGGAGGTGGCGCGCGGCGAAGATCAGGGATACCCTTCTGATGTATGGGCTCTTGGATGTACAATAATTGAAATGGCCACTGGGGGCGCTCCATGGCCTAATGTGGCAAACGCAGTTGCAGCTCTTTATCGAATCGGATTCTCTGAAGAGCTGCCATGGATTCCAAGTTTTCTCTCCGACCAAGCAAAGGATTTTCTAAGCAAGTGCTTACGGAGAGATCCAAAAGAGAGGTGGACAGCAAGTCAGCTTCTCAAGCATCCATTTGTGGGAGAATTGAATCCTCAGGCAAAGCAAGTTCAAGAATCCTATTCAGATTCTCCAACAAGTATTCTAGACCAAAACTTTTGGAGCTCATTGGAGGAATCAGAAGCACAAGGCTACTTGAAGCAGGcaagtttttcaaattctcCAGCAGAAAGGATCCGGAAACTATGGACGTTTTCAAGGGTAGAAAACTGGACATCGGATGATAATTGGGTCACAATCAGAGGCAGTACCAATGAGGAAAGCAACGTACCCGCTGATTACATGGAAGATGAAGCGAATCCAGTTTCCAGGTCGGAGGCAGTTTCGAGTAGTCATGATGTGGAAATGGTAGAAAGCCATGGTGATGGAGAGGAGATGGAGGCTTTCTTAGATAGCAAATTTAGTTGTAGGACATGTATGAAAGATAGTGTTGTAGTGAGAAACTTCAATTTTGAGATGGACAAAGAACACTTGTTAATTACTTCAACTTCAATCTCAAACTTCTTAGCATCCTAA
- the LOC117927261 gene encoding S-type anion channel SLAH1-like codes for MANNKGLSSPSQPQIELVVDVSIVATPSDQQGLQGTVERLISPILTRFHAGYFRISLSLCSQALLWKTLGEPSDDAHAIRHILHTLPSTAFVLLWSLALFILASLSLIYILRCLFHFELVKAEFLNDVGVNYLYAPWISWLLLLQSSPFIAPRTVYYTVLWGVFIVPIVVLDVKIYGQWFTKGKRFLATVANPASQLSVIGNLVGAWAASQMGWKESAVFLFSLGMAHYLVLFVTLYQRLSGSSSLPVILRPVLFLFFAAPSMASLAWDSIIGTFDNSSKMLFFLSLFLFMSLVSRPGLFKKSIRKFDVAWWAYSFPLTVLALAATEYAQEVNGGVAHALMLVLSILSVLVSLLLMVFTALNTNMLVTGKDDPALNDPNDGCTTLP; via the exons ATGGCGAACAACAAAGGATTGAGCTCACCATCCCAACCCCAGATTGAGCTTGTGGTTGATGTATCCATTGTTGCAACCCCTTCTGATCAACAAGGCCTTCAGGGCACTGTTGAGCGATTGATTTCACCTATTTTGACTAGGTTTCATGCTGGGTACTTCAGGATCAGTCTCTCACTCTGCAGCCAGGCCTTATTGTGGAAGACCCTTGGAGAGCCTAGCGACGACGCTCATGCGATTCGTCACATTCTTCACACCCTGCCGTCCACTGCCTTTGTTCTTTTGTGGTCATTGGCTTTGTTCATATTGGCCTCACTTTCTCTCATCTATATTCTAAGGTGCTTGTTTCATTTTGAATTGGTGAAGGCTGAGTTCTTGAATGATGTTGGAGTAAACTACTTGTATGCTCCATGGATTTCATGGCTTCTCCTGCTTCAATCCTCCCCTTTCATTGCTCCAAGGACTGTGTATTATACTGTACTTTGGGGCGTATTCATTGTCCCGATAGTGGTGCTCGATGTCAAGATATATGGCCAATGGTTCACCAAGGGAAAGCGGTTTTTGGCGACGGTGGCGAATCCAGCTAGCCAGCTATCAGTGATTGGGAACCTGGTTGGTGCATGGGCTGCATCTCAAATGGGATGGAAAGAGAGTGCAGTTTTCTTATTCTCATTAGGCATGGCACATTATCTAGTCCTCTTTGTCACACTTTATCAGCGATTATCAGGGAGTAGCTCACTTCCCGTAATACTTCGGCCAgttctcttcctcttctttgcAGCTCCAAGCATGGCAAGCCTAGCATGGGACTCCATCATCGGAACTTTTGATAATTCATCAAAGATGCTCTTCTTCTTATCGCTCTTCCTCTTCATGTCCCTG GTTTCTAGGCCAGGCCTATTCAAGAAATCGATCAGGAAGTTCGACGTGGCATGGTGGGCTTACTCTTTTCCTCTCACAGTCCTAGCGCTGGCTGCAACAGAGTATGCACAAGAGGTGAATGGTGGTGTCGCTCATGCCCTAATGCTGGTGTTGTCCATACTCTCAGTTCTGGTGTCTCTCCTCCTAATGGTCTTCACTGCACTCAATACTAATATGCTTGTTACTGGAAAAGATGATCCTGCTCTAAATGATCCCAACGATGGTTGCACAACTTTGCCATGA
- the LOC117927239 gene encoding dirigent protein 22-like — MAPTSLTTSATIFFLLLLAIPICLEAKPLKLKQTQVVFYMHDWETGANVTAIPIAGLPKKPWAVGTFATIIAIDDALTKTIDRNSAQIGRAQGIYVNSALDGSDLHFLMSVVFTNKQYNGSSLEIQGADRFFNKYREVSVVSGTGMFRLARGYAILETVYLDLPVSNAIMRWNVTVLHY, encoded by the coding sequence ATGGCACCAACCTCACTAACAACCTCTGCCACAATCTTCTTCCTCCTGCTTCTAGCCATACCAATATGCCTAGAAGCGAAACcactcaaactcaaacaaaCCCAGGTAGTTTTCTACATGCACGACTGGGAAACAGGGGCAAACGTCACCGCCATCCCGATTGCTGGCCTCCCGAAGAAGCCATGGGCGGTTGGTACATTCGCTACTATCATTGCTATTGATGATGCGTTAACTAAAACAATTGATCGCAATTCAGCACAAATAGGGCGCGCCCAGGGCATCTATGTGAACTCAGCTCTGGACGGCTCTGACTTACACTTCTTGATGTCAGTGGTGTTCACCAACAAGCAGTACAACGGTAGCAGCCTTGAGATTCAAGGTGCTGATAGGTTTTTCAATAAGTATAGAGAGGTTTCGGTGGTGTCTGGAACTGGGATGTTCCGGTTAGCCCGGGGTTATGCCATCTTGGAGACTGTTTACTTAGACCTACCAGTTTCCAACGCCATCATGCGTTGGAATGTTACGGTTCTTCATTATTGA
- the LOC117927194 gene encoding dirigent protein 2-like, translating to MAPTSLKIIILPLLLLAIPICLEAKPFKLKQTNIVFYMQEWESGANITSIPVAGIPKKPWAILAFGTIFAIDDALTESSDRKSAQVGRAHGIFVTTALDGTDLHLLMSLVFTNKEYNGSTLEIQGADRLFQKYREVSVVSGTGKFRFARGYATLETVYLDISNFNAVLRWNVTVLCF from the coding sequence ATGGCACCAACCTCACTCAAAATCATAATCCTCCCTCTACTGCTTCTAGCCATACCAATATGCTTAGAAGCAAAACCCTTCAAACTCAAACAAACCAATATAGTTTTCTACATGCAAGAATGGGAATCCGGAGCAAATATCACCTCCATCCCGGTGGCTGGCATCCCAAAGAAGCCATGGGCCATTCTTGCATTTGGTACCATCTTTGCCATAGATGATGCATTAACTGAATCCTCTGATCGGAAGTCAGCACAAGTAGGGCGTGCCCATGGCATCTTTGTGACTACAGCGCTGGACGGCACTGACTTGCACTTGTTGATGTCCCTGGTATTCACCAACAAAGAGTACAATGGCAGCACCCTTGAGATTCAAGGTGCTGATAGGCTATTCCAGAAGTACAGAGAGGTTTCTGTGGTGTCCGGAACTGGGAAGTTCCGGTTTGCCAGGGGTTATGCCACCTTGGAGACTGTTTACTTGGATATTTCGAATTTCAACGCCGTCCTTCGGTGGAATGTTACGGTTCTTTGTTTTTGA